In one window of Acanthopagrus latus isolate v.2019 chromosome 15, fAcaLat1.1, whole genome shotgun sequence DNA:
- the LOC119033937 gene encoding dickkopf-related protein 1-like: MQIPSARRFLAVYLTLLRYLGDVYAGTVLMNSNAIKNLPGASGSKGSDTVSPSPRTSPSGGMGHKIPVDTLQQSGVCTEDEDCAADEFCNDARGACIPCRKSRKRCARDSMCCAGNRCSNGVCQANDIDGTDASILPGVHKHNNTSEHPAKKPPNGHQTTAAKGQEGDTCLRSADCSEGLCCARHFWSRICKPVLTEGQVCTRHRRKGTHGLELFQRCDCGEGMACRPEKGERDHSVSRTAARNLHTCQRR; the protein is encoded by the exons ATGCAGATTCCGTCAGCGCGTCGCTTCTTGGCTGTGTATCTCACGCTGTTAAGATACCTCGGGGACGTTTACGCGGGGACGGTCCTCATGAACTCCAACGCCATCAAGAACTTGCCCGGTGCTTCGGGGAGCAAAGGCTCCGACACTGTCAGCCCGAGTCCGCGCACCTCTCCCTCCGGAGGAATGGGACACAAAATACCCGTGGATACCTTGCAG CAGTCAGGTGTGTGCACGGAGGATGAAGACTGTGCAGCGGATGAGTTTTGCAACGATGCCCGAGGCGCCTGCATACCCTGCCGTAAGAGCCGGAAGCGGTGCGCACGGGACTCCATGTGTTGTGCAGGAAACCGCTGCAGCAATG GTGTGTGCCAGGCGAATGACATTGATGGTACAGATGCATCCATCCTCCCTGGTGtgcataaacacaacaacaccagCGAGCATCCCGCCAAGAAGCCTCCCAACGGCCATCAGACCACTGCTGCGAAAG GCCAGGAAGGGGACACATGCCTGAGATCTGCAGACTGCTCTGAGGGTCTTTGCTGCGCCAGACACTTCTGGTCTCGCATCTGTAAGCCCGTGCTGACGGAGGGCCAGGTGTGCACTCGCCACCGCAGAAAAGGCACTCACGGCTTGGAGCTGTTCCAGCGCTGCGACTGTGGTGAAGGCATGGCCTGCCGACCAGAGAAAGGAGAGCGGGACCACAGTGTCAGCAGGACAGCAGCCCGGAACCTACACACCTGTCAGAGACGCTGA